The sequence ACGAAAAAGCATGTTGCGGATTTAAAAATTCTTTTCCTTCATCAAAATGAAATTGACCATTTAAAAAAGAAACTTCGTCGTCGTTAATTTTTTTTAAGGTTTGATGATAAATAACTTGGTCTTGCTTTTTTGAATGAAAATTTACCACAATCAAAAAAACAATAAACAATCCTAAAGCATAATATCCGTAAATACCATCGCGATTAAAAAGCATCAAATAAAAACAATAAATTGCGACCAGTAATAAAACCAAACGCAACCAGCTTAACATGGCTTTTTGTTTATTTAATTTATTTAGAATTTCTTTTTGCTGCGCTATAATTTGCTGATACATTCTCCTAGATTTTTTATCCTTTAAAAATACATAGAATTAAGCATATAATTCAAATATCTTTTGGATTTGTTGGTTTAGCTTTTCTGTTGTTTCGTTTAGATTTATGAAAAACGGTATTTGCCAAAGTTGCGATTTTATGGCTTGTTTATTTTCTGGATTTGTCCAAGTTGGATATAATCTAAATCCGCGCTTTCCTTCTTTTTCTGTTGACAAAACACCGTTTGTTGCCAAAATAGATTTCGGAAAAATAAAAAATCCTTTGTTATTATTATCTTCAACTTCTATCAAATAAAAATTAAAATCATCTGATAATTCAAAAGGAACGGTTTTTCTGTCGGCATCTCTTTTCCAAACTGCTACAAAACAACCTATTTTTTTGGGAGTGATTTTGGCTTTTCGATATAAAAACAACATCGAACTGATTTTAAAACTACATCCTAAATAATCTAAACTATCCGCATCAGAAACAACGTTACTTGACTTTTCGTTTAAATGATTCTCTAATTTTGATATTAAATTTGACATCTGATTTTTATTTGATTTCAAAGATATTGCAAATAAAAAAACCATCTCAAAATGAAATGGTTTAAATTTTTTTAATATTATTTCTTTATGATTTTATGAGATTGTTCTGCTTGATTTGATTTCATTTTTAAAATATACATACCACTATTTAAAAAAGAAATATCTATTGGATTATCACTTTGATAATTAGTTGTTGAAAAAACTTGTCTGCCAAGCGTATCGTAAATAGCTATGTTATTTGTAGAAAACTCATCCGAAAAACTAATAAATATTTCATTGTTCGCTGGATTAGGATATACCTTCATCGGAATTGCATCTACTTTATTAGTTGATAATAAATAATTATCCAAATACTGTAAAGCAGCTTGCATATTTGGAATTGGTCCGATATTTTCTGTAGTATTTCCTCCTTGCGCAATTCCAGTTTCTTTTAAAATAGTTCGAGCTTCATTGGGTGTTAATATTCGATTTGTTGCTTTTGCACGTGAAACCAAAGCAATTACACAACTTGCTACAATTGGAGTTGCAGAACTCGTACCATTAAATTGCGTATAAGATTGATTTGAATCATTACCTAAAAGAGCATAATCGCCATAACCTGAAGTAACAACATCAAATCCCCAACCTTGTAAATCTACACGTTGTCCGTAAGTACTAAAATACAAACGTTCGTGTAAAGTATTAGGTGAACCCGCACCAACAATAACAGCACCTGAATTTCCA comes from Flavobacterium sp. I3-2 and encodes:
- a CDS encoding MepB family protein, with product MSNLISKLENHLNEKSSNVVSDADSLDYLGCSFKISSMLFLYRKAKITPKKIGCFVAVWKRDADRKTVPFELSDDFNFYLIEVEDNNNKGFFIFPKSILATNGVLSTEKEGKRGFRLYPTWTNPENKQAIKSQLWQIPFFINLNETTEKLNQQIQKIFELYA